In the genome of Abyssalbus ytuae, the window ACCATTCGTATTGGTATCAAGATCATATTTCTTCTTAGAAAATAACCACGAAAAGGTTAATGCTCTTGAAGTTGATATTTTATTGAAAACTGGCTTGCCCCATCCGAAAAATTCATAGTCATTTCCTTCCGGAATAACGGTTACCGTATTATTGTAGTACCCTAAATAACCATCGGGCTGTACCTGAGTTCCGGTTAGTACATCACCATCAATAATTCTTACATTATTATCCTTTAATCCTGCGTCATACACAAAAGTTGATACCTCAGCCCCTATTTTAGTAGTATAATATTTGGGAGATTTCAGAGAAGAACCTGCCAATGCAATGGTTCGTTCCGGATTAAACTTACCGGTTAATATCATCTCGCCTATAATTACTAAATCCTGCGGATTGATCGTCCAAACGGTTTCCCCTTTATTGACCGGGTCCACCTTTGCAATCAAAGTTCCTACATTTCCTGCAGGGTGCGGACCGGATATGGTATGGAGGGTAATACCTTTTAATTCTGCCAAAGGAGATGTTGAGCCCTTCCCGACAGAAACGTGTATTTTACCATCTGTTAATTTAGACAGGGCATCAACTGCTGCCTGCAGCTGTTTTTCTTTACCTCTCAAAACAAAATCATAATCGGCCGCTAAAGGTGCAGTAGCATATCCTGAAATAAAAATAGCCTTTGGCGATTTATCCGGATTAGCTATTACATCATACGGGCGTTGCTTAATAAAAGGCCAACAACCGGTTTTAAGCAAGTAAGATTTGAGTTCTTCAGGTTTCATGGAGTCAGGTTTTACAACCTCATTCTCATAAAACTTCTGTTCTTTGTCTGCCTGAATTTTAATGGTTAATATTTTTCTTCTGGCACCTCTTTCTATTTCAGTAATTTCACCGCTAACAGGAGAAACAAACATCATCTGTTCGTTTGATTTATTGTAAAAAACAGGCTCTCCTGCTTTTACAATACCTCCTTCTTTTAAAAACATTTTGGGGGTTATTCCGTGAAAATCTGAAAGTTTTATAGCATAAACATTACTGGGAACAGCTTTTGTAGATACCTTTTCTGCCTCACCAACTAAGCGTATGTTCAAGCCTTTTTTAATTCGAATGTCGTTTGACATATTATATAGACCTTTGATTTTTTAAAAACTGTGCAAATTTATAAATTAAATATACTTACCACAATAAAAGCCAATATATATTTTGGCTAAATTTTTAAGGCATACATTTTGTTTATATTTGTTATACAGAATATTTTAAGATGATTTCCAATTCCAAATTAACTGTTATTTTACTGATATTAAGCTTCAATACCTTTGGTCAGGTACAATTAGAAATTGCACCCCCCAACAATATAAAATCAATTATTTTTAAAGGTGCAAACGACGGAGATCAGTTTCCGGTAGTTAAAATAGGAGAAGCGGTTTATTTGAGTTTTGACGATTTGTATGCCGATGAGGCAGACTATTATTATAAAATAGAACATTGTAATTACGACTGGACATTGTCAGGTTTAATCAAATCCCAATATCTGAACGGATTAGACAACCAACGCATACAAGACTATAAAAACTCCCTTACTACCATTCAGCCCTACTCTAATTATCAGTTACAAATACCCAATAACCAAACCCGGCTTAAATTATCCGGTAATTATATCCTGAAAATATTTGATAATAACGATGAAATTGTTTTTTCCAGAAGGTTTGTAATATATAAAGACCTGGTAACTGTAGGCGCCACCGTAAAAAGAGCACGGGACCTTAGTGTGATTGACCAAAAACAGGTAATACAACTAACCGTAAATTCCAACAACCTGCAGCTTATCAATCCTCAGCAGGAAGTTAAAATTGCCATTTTACAGAATTATAACTGGAGTACCATGATAACTAACATACAACCACAGTTTTTTTCCAACAATCAGTTAATATACAAATATGATAAAGAAACAAGGTTTAATGGCGGTAACGAATATCTTTTTATAGATACCAAAGAAATCCGGGTGGCAAATAATGCCATAGCCCGGGTAGAACTAAAAGAAGTCTACCATCAGTATCTGTATACCAATACTCCCAGGGCCGATGAACCCTATACCTATTACCCTGATATTAACGGAAACTTTTTTATACGAACACTCGACGGTGTTGACAGCGACCCTTATATAGAAGCCGATTATTCTTATGTACATTTCAGCCTGCCGTATGATGAAATTATAGGATTAGATAATATTTATGTCTACGGAAAATTCAACAACTATCAACTTTCAGAGGAAAACAAACTAAAGTTTAACCCTGAAACAGGTTTACTGGAAGGAAAACTACTGCTAAAACAGGGGTTCTACAACTATAAATATGTAAAAACCGACGAGAAGGGTACAGTGGATTACAATTTTATAAGCGGCAATAAATATCAAACAGAAAACGATTATCTGGTTTTGGTTTATTATCGTAATTTTGGAGACCTTTATGACAGTATAATAGGTATAGGCAGTACCAGTTCAGCCACTATTACAAATTAATCAACCCATCCCCCGGCATGGAAAATAAACCCACCTATCGGCCAAAACGTTATTCATTAAAATACAGGGGCATACGCTGTCTTAATTGTGATCATCCCTTAGATGTAAGTGATAAATATTGCCCCAACTGTTCGCAAATTAACAGCACCAAAAAAGTTACATTCTTTGATTTGATAAATGAATTTTTTGCCACTCTTATTTCATATGACTCAAAACTCAGAAAAACACTATCGGCACTTATTTTTAATCCCGGAAAGATTTCAATAGACTATATCAACGGCAAGCGATTAACATATACCAATCCCTTCAGGTTTTTTTTAAGTATTACCATTATATATTTTATCATTATAAGTTTTACCGGCAATTTTTCAGATCTGGACCGATTTGGAACTCAAAACAACGATAATGTAATAAATTTTGGCAGCAACAAACTTGTGAACTGGAGCGGACTTTCCCAAAATGAAAAAAAGAACCTGCAGGAGGCTCTGAACAATATTCCCGTAGACTCCGTTTTAGAATATAAAAAGAAAAAAGATTCTTTAGCAATGATTGCCCCTAAGGTATATTTTGATTCTGTAAATAAGAAAAATTTTACTGACAGATTCTTTTCAAAAATTGATTTCTTTATCTCCGGAATAAATGAACATAAATTTTACACCTACAATGAAGCCCTAGACTTTTTAGAGATCACGGATTCTTATGAAAATAAAGCCTCTTTTGGCGCTGCCGGAAGTTTTCTTAAAATTTCCCGACAGCCGGGAACCTTTTTAGGATATCTCATCTCTAAAATTCCTTTTATAATATTCTTTTTCTTACCATTGTTTGCTGTTTTTATTTGGCTCTTATACGACAAAAACCATTTTAATTATATGGACCATCTCATTTTTGGATTTCATAACCAAACAATGCTCATTCTCCTATTAACCATTGCTTTACTTATGAATACCATTTTTAATATTGATATTTTGTGGATATCCGTTCTTCTTTTTCTTTTTTACCTCTACAAAGCCATGAAAAATTTTTACAATGAGGGAAGAATAATTACCATTATTAAATATACATTACTGAATGTCATATTTTTTTCACTGGCCTTTTTCGTAACCTTATTTTATAGTCTGGCAGTTACATTTACATACTAAATATTTGATTTATACTATATTAATTTTGCATTTAATCGAATTTAATAGGCAATAAATATCCAAACTGAAAGAAAATTTATATTTTTGTGAATAATTTTTCTATTTTTAGAAACTTTTTATTAATATTGGAGTTAAGGCTTGAATTTATCATACTTTACTATGATTACCCAGATTACAAAAGGCATAAAAATTTCTGTTGAAACAAGTTTTGAAGGAACATTCTTCAAAAACTATAAGATGCATTTTGCCTTTGGGTACAAAATCACCATTGAAAATCAAAGTAAAGATTCGGTTCAGCTTAGTTCAAGACACTGGCAGGTATTTGATGCCCTCAATAATGTAGAAATGATTGATGGCGAAGGAGTAATAGGTAAAAAACCTGTTATTAAGCCAGGAGAATCCCACACATACAGTTCAGGTTGCCTTTTAACTTCTCCCATAGGAGCTATGAGAGGTCACTACAATATGATAAATTTTACCAGTACAAGACGTTTCAGGGTATTTATTCCTACTTTTAAACTCTATGCTCCTTTCGCGTTA includes:
- a CDS encoding Na(+)-translocating NADH-quinone reductase subunit A, which encodes MSNDIRIKKGLNIRLVGEAEKVSTKAVPSNVYAIKLSDFHGITPKMFLKEGGIVKAGEPVFYNKSNEQMMFVSPVSGEITEIERGARRKILTIKIQADKEQKFYENEVVKPDSMKPEELKSYLLKTGCWPFIKQRPYDVIANPDKSPKAIFISGYATAPLAADYDFVLRGKEKQLQAAVDALSKLTDGKIHVSVGKGSTSPLAELKGITLHTISGPHPAGNVGTLIAKVDPVNKGETVWTINPQDLVIIGEMILTGKFNPERTIALAGSSLKSPKYYTTKIGAEVSTFVYDAGLKDNNVRIIDGDVLTGTQVQPDGYLGYYNNTVTVIPEGNDYEFFGWGKPVFNKISTSRALTFSWLFSKKKYDLDTNTNGEHRAFVVTGNYEEVFPLDIYPMQILKACMVKDLDEMEQLGMYEVAPEDFALTEFVCVSKQPHQKIIREGLDLMLKEIG
- a CDS encoding DUF5103 domain-containing protein; its protein translation is MISNSKLTVILLILSFNTFGQVQLEIAPPNNIKSIIFKGANDGDQFPVVKIGEAVYLSFDDLYADEADYYYKIEHCNYDWTLSGLIKSQYLNGLDNQRIQDYKNSLTTIQPYSNYQLQIPNNQTRLKLSGNYILKIFDNNDEIVFSRRFVIYKDLVTVGATVKRARDLSVIDQKQVIQLTVNSNNLQLINPQQEVKIAILQNYNWSTMITNIQPQFFSNNQLIYKYDKETRFNGGNEYLFIDTKEIRVANNAIARVELKEVYHQYLYTNTPRADEPYTYYPDINGNFFIRTLDGVDSDPYIEADYSYVHFSLPYDEIIGLDNIYVYGKFNNYQLSEENKLKFNPETGLLEGKLLLKQGFYNYKYVKTDEKGTVDYNFISGNKYQTENDYLVLVYYRNFGDLYDSIIGIGSTSSATITN
- a CDS encoding DUF3667 domain-containing protein, producing MENKPTYRPKRYSLKYRGIRCLNCDHPLDVSDKYCPNCSQINSTKKVTFFDLINEFFATLISYDSKLRKTLSALIFNPGKISIDYINGKRLTYTNPFRFFLSITIIYFIIISFTGNFSDLDRFGTQNNDNVINFGSNKLVNWSGLSQNEKKNLQEALNNIPVDSVLEYKKKKDSLAMIAPKVYFDSVNKKNFTDRFFSKIDFFISGINEHKFYTYNEALDFLEITDSYENKASFGAAGSFLKISRQPGTFLGYLISKIPFIIFFFLPLFAVFIWLLYDKNHFNYMDHLIFGFHNQTMLILLLTIALLMNTIFNIDILWISVLLFLFYLYKAMKNFYNEGRIITIIKYTLLNVIFFSLAFFVTLFYSLAVTFTY
- the apaG gene encoding Co2+/Mg2+ efflux protein ApaG, whose protein sequence is MITQITKGIKISVETSFEGTFFKNYKMHFAFGYKITIENQSKDSVQLSSRHWQVFDALNNVEMIDGEGVIGKKPVIKPGESHTYSSGCLLTSPIGAMRGHYNMINFTSTRRFRVFIPTFKLYAPFALN